The following coding sequences lie in one Sorghum bicolor cultivar BTx623 chromosome 6, Sorghum_bicolor_NCBIv3, whole genome shotgun sequence genomic window:
- the LOC8071090 gene encoding transcription factor MYB41 yields the protein MGRSPCCCHDAGVKKGPWTEEEDRALVEHIQRHGGHVGSWRNLPKAAGLNRCGKSCRLRWTNYLRPDIKRGNFTDDEESLIIRLHAQLGNKWSTIATHLDGRTDNEIKNYWNTHIRKKLLRMGVDPVTHQRLPPDDIAIASVPGAAILSAAASLGGLNTALIQVQALQLLLQAVNGGGGNAAAAAAAGLIPSINAAAADNAILNANRRSIVPSFQDQMNLILSHANYASPDHLSNIASFAEQHDVVVQRLNNASSAAPVVGGAYAEPLAAALASAATYPPQEVAASADRPVQGFAELLSEPIGMPSMCSLEDDEDAFWKNMLLESSSLPL from the exons atggggAGGTCCCCGTGCTGCTGTCACGACGCCGGCGTGAAGAAGGGACCGTGGACGGAGGAGGAGGACCGCGCCCTGGTGGAGCACATCCAGCGCCACGGCGGGCACGTCGGCAGCTGGCGCAACCTGCCCAAGGCCGCCGGTCTGAACCGCTGCGGGAAGAGCTGCCGCCTCCGCTGGACCAACTACCTCCGCCCCGACATCAAGCGCGGCAACTTCACCGACGACGAGGAGAGCCTCATCATCCGCCTCCACGCCCAGCTCGGCAACAA GTGGTCGACGATCGCGACGCACCTGGACGGGCGGACGGACAACGAGATCAAGAACTACTGGAACACGCACATCCGGAAGAAGCTGCTGCGCATGGGCGTCGACCCCGTCACGCACCAGCGTCTGCCCCCCGACGACATCGCCATCGCCTCCGTCCCCGGGGCGGCGATACTCTCGGCGGCCGCGAGCCTCGGAGGCCTCAACACCGCTCTGATACAGGTCCAGGCGCTGCAGCTTCTGCTGCAGGCCGTCAATGGCGGCGGAGGaaacgctgctgctgctgctgctgctggtctcATCCCTAGCATCAATGCAGCAGCCGCAGATAACGCCATACTGAACGCGAATCGTCGTAGCATCGTCCCAAGCTTCCAGGACCAGATGAACTTGATCTTGTCTCACGCGAACTACGCGTCACCTGATCATCTGAGCAACATCGCAAGTTTTGCAGAGCAGCACGACGTGGTAGTGCAGCGACTGAACAACGCTTCTTCGGCAGCTCCGGTGGTCGGCGGCGCCTATGCAGAGCCGCTGGCTGCTGCATTGGCGTCTGCTGCGACTTATCCACCACAGGAAGTGGCAGCTTCAGCTGACAGGCCGGTGCAGGGTTTTGCCGAGCTTCTGTCGGAGCCCATTGGGATGCCGAGCATGTGCTCTCTGGAGGACGACGAAGATGCTTTCTGGAAGAACATGCTGCTAGAGAGCAGCAGCTTGCCGCTATGA